One Dunckerocampus dactyliophorus isolate RoL2022-P2 chromosome 18, RoL_Ddac_1.1, whole genome shotgun sequence genomic region harbors:
- the shisa9b gene encoding protein shisa-9B isoform X2, which produces MRGTELLLLYFFIKVTAEGELPEHTAEELLLVSGYNDSAEATTSGVTEVPHTEDKCRGYYDVMGQWDPPFVCRTGNYLYCCGTCGFRFCCAFRSSRLDQTTCKNYDTPPWMMTGRPPSKVDVATDSAKDKTNLIVYVICGLVAIMALIGIFTKLGLEKTQRPNRENMSRALAQVIRHPASEHTDEMSLGLHYENMQTRVAINSLHSPQMNNATPASPLITEPYAVLEQISSPYEPQTSIKDLNKYATLKAVEKASNSFYTNRRQVMEMAAKGSLPMEPMDTEPEPCNPYSPLRQMSTKQGGRKHKSPKSHSSQSLSYACAALASPAAMLRPWESNDTLGLRYGYGPKKLCVLEKELHNSRYLPPQPYFVTNSKTEVTV; this is translated from the exons ATGCGCGGCACTGAGCTGCTGCTCCTCTACTTCTTCATCAAAGTCACCGCGGAAGGCGAACTACCGGAGCATACGGCGGAGGAGCTGCTACTGGTGAGCGGATACAATGACTCGGCGGAAGCCACGACGAGCGGCGTTACTGAGGTTCCGCACACGGAAGACAAGTGCCGCGGTTACTACGACGTCATGGGCCAGTGGGACCCACCGTTCGTGTGCCGGACAGGCAACTACTTGTACTGCTGCGGCACCTGTGGGTTCCGCTTCTGCTGCGCGTTCAGAAGCTCCCGCCTGGACCAGACCACCTGTAAGAACTACGACACGCCGCCGTGGATGATGACCGGCAGGCCGCCGTCCAAAGTGGACGTGGCGACGGACTCGGCCAAGGACAAGACCAACCTCATCGTGTATGTCATCTGTGGGCTGGTGGCCATCATGGCTCTGATTGGCATCTTCACCAAGCTGGGGCTGGAGAAAACGCAACGTCCAAACAGAGAGAACATGTCCAG GGCTTTGGCACAAGTGATCCGACATCCCGCTTCGGAACATACGGATGAGATGAGCCTGGGCCTCCAttatgagaacatgcaaaccagaGTGGCCATCAACAGCCTCC ACAGCCCACAGATGAACAACGCAACGCCAGCATCACCTCTGATAACTGAACCGTATGCAGTCCTCGAACAAATCAGCAGCCCTTATGAGCCGCAGACATCCATCAAGGACCTCAACAAGTATGCCACGCTTAAGGCTGTCG AAAAAGCCAGCAACAGCTTCTACACCAACCGCCGGCAAGTGATGGAGATGGCAGCCAAAGGCAGCCTCCCGATGGAACCTATGGACACAGAGCCGGAACCGTGCAATCCCTACAGCCCGCTGAGACAGATGTCTACCAAGCAGGGTGGACGCAAACATAAGAGCCCTAAGAGCCACAGCTCCCAGTCGCTGTCTTACGCCTGCGCCGCTTTAGCCAGCCCGGCGGCTATGTTAAGGCCATGGGAGAGCAACGACACGCTGGGACTGAGGTACGGCTACGGCCCAAAGAAACTCTGCGTCCTGGAGAAGGAGCTTCACAACAGTCGCTACCTGCCTCCGCAGCCCTACTTTGTGACCAACAGCAAGACTGAGGTGACGGTATGA
- the shisa9b gene encoding protein shisa-9B isoform X1 — translation MRGTELLLLYFFIKVTAEGELPEHTAEELLLVSGYNDSAEATTSGVTEVPHTEDKCRGYYDVMGQWDPPFVCRTGNYLYCCGTCGFRFCCAFRSSRLDQTTCKNYDTPPWMMTGRPPSKVDVATDSAKDKTNLIVYVICGLVAIMALIGIFTKLGLEKTQRPNRENMSRALAQVIRHPASEHTDEMSLGLHYENMQTRVAINSLHSPQMNNATPASPLITEPYAVLEQISSPYEPQTSIKDLNKYATLKAVAEKASNSFYTNRRQVMEMAAKGSLPMEPMDTEPEPCNPYSPLRQMSTKQGGRKHKSPKSHSSQSLSYACAALASPAAMLRPWESNDTLGLRYGYGPKKLCVLEKELHNSRYLPPQPYFVTNSKTEVTV, via the exons ATGCGCGGCACTGAGCTGCTGCTCCTCTACTTCTTCATCAAAGTCACCGCGGAAGGCGAACTACCGGAGCATACGGCGGAGGAGCTGCTACTGGTGAGCGGATACAATGACTCGGCGGAAGCCACGACGAGCGGCGTTACTGAGGTTCCGCACACGGAAGACAAGTGCCGCGGTTACTACGACGTCATGGGCCAGTGGGACCCACCGTTCGTGTGCCGGACAGGCAACTACTTGTACTGCTGCGGCACCTGTGGGTTCCGCTTCTGCTGCGCGTTCAGAAGCTCCCGCCTGGACCAGACCACCTGTAAGAACTACGACACGCCGCCGTGGATGATGACCGGCAGGCCGCCGTCCAAAGTGGACGTGGCGACGGACTCGGCCAAGGACAAGACCAACCTCATCGTGTATGTCATCTGTGGGCTGGTGGCCATCATGGCTCTGATTGGCATCTTCACCAAGCTGGGGCTGGAGAAAACGCAACGTCCAAACAGAGAGAACATGTCCAG GGCTTTGGCACAAGTGATCCGACATCCCGCTTCGGAACATACGGATGAGATGAGCCTGGGCCTCCAttatgagaacatgcaaaccagaGTGGCCATCAACAGCCTCC ACAGCCCACAGATGAACAACGCAACGCCAGCATCACCTCTGATAACTGAACCGTATGCAGTCCTCGAACAAATCAGCAGCCCTTATGAGCCGCAGACATCCATCAAGGACCTCAACAAGTATGCCACGCTTAAGGCTGTCG CAGAAAAAGCCAGCAACAGCTTCTACACCAACCGCCGGCAAGTGATGGAGATGGCAGCCAAAGGCAGCCTCCCGATGGAACCTATGGACACAGAGCCGGAACCGTGCAATCCCTACAGCCCGCTGAGACAGATGTCTACCAAGCAGGGTGGACGCAAACATAAGAGCCCTAAGAGCCACAGCTCCCAGTCGCTGTCTTACGCCTGCGCCGCTTTAGCCAGCCCGGCGGCTATGTTAAGGCCATGGGAGAGCAACGACACGCTGGGACTGAGGTACGGCTACGGCCCAAAGAAACTCTGCGTCCTGGAGAAGGAGCTTCACAACAGTCGCTACCTGCCTCCGCAGCCCTACTTTGTGACCAACAGCAAGACTGAGGTGACGGTATGA